One genomic window of Helicobacter canis includes the following:
- a CDS encoding DUF507 family protein, whose product MRLRLNQIEYIANKIALDLYNSSLLVLQVPIESIAKVAKGILEADVKEELAIDLKAQELLEKNQSEVEFLRVDERKLFGMIKRQIADERRFLLFWDDRYNALSHKILDTLIEKKYVQFNVNKNQIKNIIFKAIDSFAKMHDEIQDEIVEKIKNYKRKLLVGTDEYELIYDKLYEEELRKKGFM is encoded by the coding sequence ATGCGGTTACGACTTAATCAAATTGAATATATCGCCAATAAAATAGCACTTGATTTATATAACTCTAGCTTGCTTGTGTTGCAAGTCCCCATTGAGAGTATCGCCAAAGTGGCAAAGGGTATCCTTGAAGCGGATGTGAAAGAGGAGCTAGCAATTGACCTGAAAGCTCAAGAGCTGCTAGAGAAGAATCAAAGTGAAGTTGAGTTTTTGCGTGTTGATGAGCGCAAGCTCTTTGGTATGATCAAGCGGCAGATCGCTGATGAGCGGCGGTTTTTGCTCTTTTGGGATGATCGATATAATGCACTTTCACACAAAATTCTAGATACGCTAATTGAGAAAAAATATGTGCAGTTTAATGTCAATAAAAATCAAATTAAAAATATCATTTTTAAGGCGATTGATAGCTTTGCCAAAATGCACGATGAGATCCAAGATGAGATTGTGGAGAAAATCAAAAACTACAAACGCAAACTTCTTGTAGGCACAGATGAGTATGAGCTGATTTATGACAAGCTTTATGAAGAAGAGTTACGCAAAAAGGGCTTTATGTAA
- the carA gene encoding glutamine-hydrolyzing carbamoyl-phosphate synthase small subunit, producing MADDIRPAWVYCANGVYFQAQAFSGSGTMVGEIVFNTSLTGYQEIITDPSYAGQFIVFTMPEIGIVGVNEQDCESRDVFASGVIVRHYDDTISNFRAQESLKSFLDERNILGICGVDTRALVKMIRAQGSMMMVASSDISDRDELARILRDSPAIEQQNHIENVSTTSDFTHTQGVYEFTDFSYSKPITRYKVAVIDFGAKRNILNELVSAGLLAKVYPHTFCADELCKAFEKGEIDGVFLSNGPGDPKMLSKEVGEITKLIAAKIPIFGICLGHQLLALAHGYETYKLKFGHHGGNHPVKNLLDNSVEITSQNHNYCVPESIEQVAVVTHRNLFDNTIEGVAYKNAPIFSVQHHPEASPGPRESRNIFECFAKLIDERRNHDRASR from the coding sequence ATGGCAGATGATATAAGACCAGCTTGGGTGTATTGTGCTAATGGCGTGTATTTTCAAGCGCAAGCATTTTCTGGAAGTGGCACGATGGTGGGGGAAATTGTCTTTAATACTTCCTTGACCGGCTATCAAGAAATCATCACAGATCCTAGCTATGCTGGGCAGTTTATTGTCTTTACTATGCCAGAGATCGGGATTGTAGGTGTGAATGAGCAAGATTGCGAGAGTAGAGATGTGTTTGCTTCTGGGGTGATTGTGCGACATTATGATGATACTATCTCGAATTTTCGCGCACAAGAGAGCCTAAAATCCTTCCTTGATGAGCGCAATATCCTTGGGATTTGCGGTGTGGATACGCGTGCATTGGTGAAAATGATCCGTGCGCAAGGATCGATGATGATGGTTGCTTCAAGCGATATTAGTGATAGAGATGAGCTAGCTAGGATCTTGCGAGACTCCCCTGCAATCGAGCAACAAAACCATATTGAAAATGTCTCTACAACTAGTGATTTTACACATACGCAAGGCGTGTATGAGTTCACGGATTTTTCTTATAGTAAGCCTATCACGCGCTATAAAGTAGCAGTGATTGATTTTGGAGCAAAACGCAATATTTTAAACGAGCTTGTGAGTGCTGGGCTTTTGGCAAAAGTATATCCGCATACATTTTGTGCTGATGAGCTATGCAAAGCCTTTGAAAAAGGTGAGATTGATGGGGTGTTTTTATCCAATGGTCCGGGTGATCCCAAAATGCTTAGTAAAGAAGTGGGAGAAATCACCAAGCTAATTGCAGCAAAAATCCCTATTTTTGGGATCTGCCTAGGACATCAGCTCCTAGCCCTAGCGCACGGCTATGAAACTTATAAGCTAAAATTTGGGCATCACGGCGGCAATCACCCTGTGAAAAATCTTTTGGACAATTCTGTAGAGATCACATCGCAAAACCACAACTATTGTGTCCCAGAATCCATTGAGCAAGTCGCTGTTGTAACACATAGAAATCTTTTTGATAATACCATTGAGGGCGTGGCTTATAAAAATGCGCCGATTTTTTCCGTGCAGCACCACCCAGAGGCAAGCCCCGGTCCTAGAGAGTCGCGCAATATTTTTGAGTGTTTTGCCAAGCTTATTGATGAGCGAAGAAACCACGATAGGGCTAGTCGTTAA